Within bacterium, the genomic segment AGAATGCAGAAAATTCTGGTGAGACAAAATAAACCATTCGGGATGATATGGATATATGAGAGAAAACGAATCAAAAACAAAGGTGACGCAGGAACTATTCAATGAGCGGACAATATCAGATGAGTCTATAGTTGAAGCCCTTATAGCAGCTTCACCGGAGCCTATCAGCGAGTATAAGATTTCTCGTGCCACAGGTATCGACCCGCAGAGAATCACAAAAATTGTCGATGATCTTAATAGACAATACAGGAACAGTGGAAGAAGCTTTGAGATAAGATACATAGCTGGTGGTTACTCTTTTTATGTTTTACCTGATTTTGCTCCGTGGCTTGAGGAGCTTGCGAGCAGAACATCTCTACACATAACGCGTTCTATGCTTGAAGTTTTAGCAATTGTTGCTGTCAAGCAGCCAGTAACGAAAAAAGTTATCGATAAAATAAGGGGAGTAAACTCTATTGGTCCTCTTCAGCAGCTTCTAAGCGAGAGATTGATAACCATAAAAGGGCGCGCTAAAACACCCGGAAGACCTTTCATTTATGTCACTACAAAAAGGTTTCTCAAATTGTTCGGACTCGAAAAGGATTCTGATATCCCTAAGATTGAAGAACTCAAGGAGCTTTTTGAGGAGAAGTAAGGTCAGCATATCATTCCAGTTTTCCCGAGATATTTTGACCTAAAAATTGTTTGACAAAGTATTGATTTTATTTAAACTATATTGCCTTTCGGGGCGTAGCGCAGTCTGGAAGCGCACCTGGTTTGGGTCCAGGGGGTCGGAGGTTCAAATCCTCTCGCCCCGATTGAGGTAAGAGAGAATTTAGGAGGAGAAAATGGCTAAAGTATGCGAAATATGCGGAAGAAGGGTTCAGGTTGGGAACAGAGTCAGCCACGCTAACAACAGAACCAAGAGGCGTTTTTTGCCAAACATCCAGAAAGTAAGGGTTATTACCGCAAGTGGCAGGGTGAGAAAGATTAATGTATGTGTTAGATGCTTGAAATCTGGAAAAGTGCAGAAATATGTTAAAGTAAAATCTGAGGAATAAATTTTAATTATATGTTACTATGTGAATTATGAAATTCGCAATCGTTAACTCCCGCGTTTCGAAGGTCATCCTTGGCGCTGACCCCTGGGTAAAGTCAACAAAAAAGGCTTTTGACGAGATAACACAAGTAAGCGACTGTAACATTCTCACTTCCATAGAGTTATCCACATGGGAGATGGTGCTTTTCCTTGCTTCAAAGAAAAATTGTAGGGTAACTGTCTATATTCCCGAAAATGCGGAAAAAAGCGAAGTAATAGATGAATTCATGCTTGATGAGGATGCGGTGGATTTCGTTTGTGTGGAAGGGGATGGCAAGGGCAAAAACTGGTGGCATAAGCGTGATAAAGCCATAATAAATGACGCCGACAAAATTTACGCCATTTGGGTCAGAGAGGGTGGTAATATTGAGCGAAATATTAGCGAATTAAAAGCCGAGGACAAAATTGTTGAAACCTATAAGGTTAGCAATCCTATAGATGAGACGATTTCTCAGAGGTATCCTAATACGCTAAAATTAAGTGAATTATCCGATAAAGTCTTGAATGATTCGAATTGGAATTATCTAACTCATTGGACTCACAGCAGCTATGCTCCATGGTGTTTTGAAAGCAAATTTGAGTTCTACGAGTCCATAATAAATTCCCACGATGTTTACTCTCACAATGCGTTCAATTCACTAAAAAGGATTCTTGAGCGGAAAATTATTTGCGGTTCATCTAAGAGTGCCAGAGAGGGCAAGAGATTTGTATCGTTTACAGCGCTTAGTCCTCTCGGTTCGCTAAGATTTATGAGGTGGAGAAAGGGACTTGGCAGGTTTTATTGGGAACCATATGGGTTAGCGATAACTATTGAATCAGCTTTTCAAGTGGGTTTGAGGCCAGTAAACTATGTTGCGAAAAAGGACTACGATAAACTACCAGAAACGCTTAAAGATTTTTATCAGCCTTTGCGAAGCAGAAGATATGTCTGGGCATATGAGCAGGAATGGCGATTGCCAGGCGACCTGGATTTATCGCTGGTGCCAAATGAAAGTATGCTCGCTATAGTTAGAAATAAGGAGGAAAGCGAGGAATTGCGGAAGGAATTTGGCATTAAAACATTGGCTTTAACAGAAGATTGATGGGAGGTTTAGTGTAATGAAAAGGATGTTACCCACAGCAATAGTGCTCGTTATGACAACTCAGATATTCGCTTCAGGATGGCTACCCGATAGATTTCTGGTCCTTTTCAAGCCTGAAATAGAGCTAAATTTCCAGAAGGGCGATG encodes:
- a CDS encoding 50S ribosomal protein L28, producing MAKVCEICGRRVQVGNRVSHANNRTKRRFLPNIQKVRVITASGRVRKINVCVRCLKSGKVQKYVKVKSEE
- the scpB gene encoding SMC-Scp complex subunit ScpB, translating into MRENESKTKVTQELFNERTISDESIVEALIAASPEPISEYKISRATGIDPQRITKIVDDLNRQYRNSGRSFEIRYIAGGYSFYVLPDFAPWLEELASRTSLHITRSMLEVLAIVAVKQPVTKKVIDKIRGVNSIGPLQQLLSERLITIKGRAKTPGRPFIYVTTKRFLKLFGLEKDSDIPKIEELKELFEEK